ATCCATATCTTTGCAGTCTTCATAGCTTCCTGCATATACTTTTGTTCTTGTATTTGTAAAGTTAATGCAGTGTGATAAATCCATCGCTTCCCCAACTGCACGTTCATGATTTATATCAATTAATAATAGCTCTTCGCAAATGCCTTGATTCACAATGGAATATGCACAACTTGATCCAACTAATCCAGTACCGATAATTGCAATTTTTCTTGTATTTCGTCTCATAGCAATCTCTCCTAATTGATCATATAATCTATTTCTTTTGTTCTTTACACTCCTAATTATAGAGATTCCCACGATATAAACCATGGATACTTTGTGAAATATTGAGCAAAGTTTTTGTCCTTTTTGTGAATTGTCATATTCCATTTTCGTCATATTTGTTACAACTGGAAAAATATTTATTTTATATTTATTGACATATTCAAAACAAAAAACGAGCGACTTCATTCGCCCGTTTTTTGTCATCCCATTATTCCGCACTTAATTGGCTTTTTAATTGCTGGACAATCATTGGATTCGCAGGTGCTGCCGGCTTGTAGTAACTCTTTTGCTTTGCGTACTCGTACATATTACGTTGGCGCATTTCATCTTGATTACGAATTTGGATTAACGTTTGGTGTAATTGTTCATTATCAGACTGAGCAATATAATTTGCATAACTTGTTAAACTTGCATTTAATCCTGCTAAATAATCATTTACCATATCTTTTTCATTCATGTTCCGCTTCCTCCTATC
This Bacillus paramycoides DNA region includes the following protein-coding sequences:
- a CDS encoding spore coat protein, which produces MNEKDMVNDYLAGLNASLTSYANYIAQSDNEQLHQTLIQIRNQDEMRQRNMYEYAKQKSYYKPAAPANPMIVQQLKSQLSAE